GCTCAAGGAGCGCTGCCGGTAATAATTCCGGAAATTAGGGATGCTTTCAATCTTTCTTATTTTGCGGTAGGAATTCTGGTTATGGTTTCCAATATCAGTTCTTCTGTAATTCAACCCTTATTTGGTTTATGGAGCGACCTGCGAAGCAGCGACTGGCTTCTACCGGTGGGGTGCCTACTGTCACTGGTGGGTATTGGCCTGGCCGGAATCAGTCCTCACTACGCCTTAGTACTGCTGGCGGTATTAATGAGCGGGTTAGGTGTGGCCGCGTATCACCCTGAAGCGTCAAAGACCGCCCGCTTTTTGAGCGGCCACCGGAAAGCTTCCTCCATGGCTGTCTTTTCCGTAGGAGGTAATTTAGGTTTCGGTCTGGGTCCTCTACTGGGTACTGTCTTTTTAACCTGGGCGGGTTTGCGGGGTTCGATGCTTTTTCTGTTAATTGGATTACCCATGAGTTTCTTTTTGTGGCGGTCTTTGCCCGTCATTCGGGAAAGGATGAACCAGCAGCAGGTACCTGCCAATGCCCAGGAGACCACAGAAGGTAAGGGAGAGGGTTCAGCCAGTTTGGAGGATACCGGTAAGGGGAAGAGCTTGCTTCCTCTCATCCTACTGCTGCTTTATGTCATTGCCCGTTCCTGGATTCATTTTGGTCTGGTTACTTACATTCCCTTTTACTATCAGGACTACCTCCACGGCGATCCAGCTAAAGGCGGCTACGTTCTTTCAGCCTTTTTGATTGCCGGTGCTGTGGGTACGCTGGTTGGCGGTCCTTTGGCTGATGCAGTAGGAGGCAGAAGGGTAATCATAGGATCTATGGTAATGATCGGTCCGCTGATTTTTGCTTTTTTACATTCTTCCGGGTTTTGGGCTTATGTAGTGGTAAGCCTTCTCGGGGCGGTCATTGTTTCTACTTTTGCCATTACGGTAGTGCTGGGCCAGGAACTTCTTCCTAATCATGTAGGAGTGGCTTCCGGGCTGATGCTGGGGTTTGCCATCGGTACCGGTGGCATTGGAGTAACCCTGCTGGGATGGATTGCTGATCATTTCGGTATTATAGTGACTATTAAAGCAATTGGCCTGCTTTCTCTAGTGGGAATAGCTACTTCTTTACCGTTGAACTTCTGGGGAAAGGGAAAAACTATTGCTGGTCAGCCAGTAAAAGCTAGCAAAATCCAGTAAAACGTCTTGTTAGTACAATACATTGTACCAAAATTGCAACAGCTCTCCGTTGAGGAGAGTTTTTTTATGCGTAAAAATCTATTCAACTGATGGCATTAATATTGCTTTTAAATATATTTTCAAAAAAGTATGATAGTAAAACATCCGGGGGTTTAAGAAAAATGTCCGTAGCTTTAACAAAAGTGAACCACATTCTGGAAAGTTTGAGGCGGGTAATAGAGCTTTGCCAGGGGTTCAAAGGTTTGAAACCGAACGATAAAATTCTGTTGAAACCCAATATGGTTATGCGGGGTCGCCGGAATCAACCGCCCCACGGGCAGGTTACCAGTGTTACAGTGGTAGAAGGTATGATTAGTCTTCTGCGGGAGGCGGGTTGCTCGAAAATAGAAATAGCCGACGGAGGGGTCATACACCCGGAACTCAGGCTAAATACCTTTACGGCCTACGAATGGGCAGGATATGTGGAAATGGCGGAACGGTTGAATGTTCCCTTAATTGATCTTAATGAAGGGCCTTTCGTTATGGTTGATCTGGAAGGATTGAAGGTACAAATTGCCCGCCGGGTTTTGGATGCGGATTTTGTAATTAACCTTCCGGTTTTAAAAACTCATCACCAGACCCAAGTATCCCTGGGGCTGAAAAACTTAAAAGGTATTCTTAGCTTTAAATCCAAGAAAGATTTTCACGGATACGGTCTGGAACGTATGATTGCCCTCCTCGGTACTAAAGTAAAGGTTGATCTTACGGTGATAGACGGTACTTTTGCCATGCAGAAGGGTCCGGTGGGAGAAGACGTACACAGAACTGATCTGCTGGTGGCCGGGAAGGATATATTGCAAGTGGATATAGTTGGAAGCAGGCTGTTGGGAATTGAGCCTGAGCAGGTCGGGCACCTGCGCATTTTTGCCGAATTAACTGACCGGTCTTTAACCGTCGAGCCTGGAGAAATACGGGGAGAAAAAGTGGAGGAACTCCGTAAACCGCTGGAGTGGGTGGATAGATGGCCCCGGGACTTAATGCAACGGTACAACATTTCCGGTATTCGCATGGAAGACCCCGGAGTGTCCATCTGTTCCGGTTGTGGTTTTGGTATTTTCGCCGCTTTGAACAAGTTTTTCCGGGAAAATGCCGGGGCAAATTTTCAAGGAATAGAAATATGTATGGGTAGAGAAACGATTGCTAGCCCCGAGGCGAGCAAGGTATTTTGTTTGGGCAAGTGCGCATGTGATGCAAACAGAAAGCACCCAAACGCGGTGCTTATCAGAGGTTGTCCTCCTTCGGTTCAAAAAATGTACGAATGTTTTAAAAAAGAATTAACCCCCGCACATGCCTGACCTGGTGAATTCAATATATGGAAGGAGGGTCTTTTTGGCCAAATCTTCAGTGGCCATGGCGGAAAAACTCAGGCAATTGGGTAAGCCTTGTGAAGTAAAAATCATACCGAAGGAAGGGCATAGTTTTTCCCCAGGTGGATTTTCTTCTGCTTGGCAGCTTACAGTGGATTTCTTTCAGCGGCATTTATAATTTTGGAAATTAAACTAAGGAAAGGAAGGATAAACATTGGTTCAGGAAGTTGTGGTGGTCAGTGCCGCCCGAACTCCTTTTGGACGCTATTTGGGCAGCCTGAAAGATGTTCCGGTGGTGGAACTGGGGAAAATTGCGGTGGAGGCTGCGGTAGAAAGGGCCTGTATAAGCCCGGAAGTTATTGAAGAAGTTTACATAGGGCATTGTTTTGCACCGGAGGCAGAGACTCCGTCGGTAGTAGGAAGACAGATCGCCCTTAAGGCAGGTATCCCTCCTGAGGTAATGGCAGTGACGGTAGATACGGCATGTTGTTCAAGTCTTTTGGCTACCCGCCTGGCTTATCAGTCTATTGCCAGCGGCCAGGCAGAGGTTGCGTTGGCAGGGGGCGTGGAAAGCATGAGCCGGATGGCCTATCTGGTTCCACCGGTAATCCGGTGGGGAACCCGGATAGGACATCTGGTCATAGAGGACTTCAATTACGGTTTGGAATACAAAGGATATAATCCTGTTTCTGTAGATGCCGGTGAAGTAGCGCTTGAATACGGGGTTACGCGAGAGGATCAGGACCGCTGGGCCTTACAGAGCCAGAAACGTTATGCCGCAGCCTTGGCAGCCGGAAAATTTAAAGATGAGATAGTTCCCGTAAAGGTTCCCCGGAAAAAGGGACCTCCTCTACAGGTGGAGCGTGACGAGCAGCCCCGGCCTGACACTACTTTAGAAAAACTGGCCCAGTTGCCCACCGTATACGGTAGCCCTACCGTTACGGCGGGCAATGCGCCCGGGCTTAACGATGGGGCAACTGCCCTGGTGTTGATGAGCCGCCGAAAGGCAGACAGTTTGGGTATTAAACCTCTGGGACGAATTAAGGCTGCCCTTGGACGTTCCACGAACCCCCGTTATATTGCCAGTATTCCGGGAATAGTTATTCAAGAATTACTTCGTCGGACTGGCATCGATCTGGGAGAAATTGACTTAATTGAAATCAATGAAGCCTTTGCAGCCATGCCCTTAGTTTCAAGTCTGGTTTTGGCCGGGGGAGATAAAGACAAAGCAAGAGCCCTCCATGAGAAAATTAATGTTAACGGCGGTGCTATTGCTATCGGCCACCCTGTTGGAGCCAGTGGAGCCAGAATTTTGATGACTTTATTGTATGAACTTGGACGTAGGGGCGGTGGAAAAGGAGTAGCTGCCATATGTGGCG
This genomic interval from Calderihabitans maritimus contains the following:
- a CDS encoding MFS transporter, encoding MQNLNLLWLLSLGHLVTDMAQGALPVIIPEIRDAFNLSYFAVGILVMVSNISSSVIQPLFGLWSDLRSSDWLLPVGCLLSLVGIGLAGISPHYALVLLAVLMSGLGVAAYHPEASKTARFLSGHRKASSMAVFSVGGNLGFGLGPLLGTVFLTWAGLRGSMLFLLIGLPMSFFLWRSLPVIRERMNQQQVPANAQETTEGKGEGSASLEDTGKGKSLLPLILLLLYVIARSWIHFGLVTYIPFYYQDYLHGDPAKGGYVLSAFLIAGAVGTLVGGPLADAVGGRRVIIGSMVMIGPLIFAFLHSSGFWAYVVVSLLGAVIVSTFAITVVLGQELLPNHVGVASGLMLGFAIGTGGIGVTLLGWIADHFGIIVTIKAIGLLSLVGIATSLPLNFWGKGKTIAGQPVKASKIQ
- a CDS encoding DUF362 domain-containing protein, with the protein product MSVALTKVNHILESLRRVIELCQGFKGLKPNDKILLKPNMVMRGRRNQPPHGQVTSVTVVEGMISLLREAGCSKIEIADGGVIHPELRLNTFTAYEWAGYVEMAERLNVPLIDLNEGPFVMVDLEGLKVQIARRVLDADFVINLPVLKTHHQTQVSLGLKNLKGILSFKSKKDFHGYGLERMIALLGTKVKVDLTVIDGTFAMQKGPVGEDVHRTDLLVAGKDILQVDIVGSRLLGIEPEQVGHLRIFAELTDRSLTVEPGEIRGEKVEELRKPLEWVDRWPRDLMQRYNISGIRMEDPGVSICSGCGFGIFAALNKFFRENAGANFQGIEICMGRETIASPEASKVFCLGKCACDANRKHPNAVLIRGCPPSVQKMYECFKKELTPAHA
- a CDS encoding alpha/beta hydrolase family protein; the encoded protein is MAKSSVAMAEKLRQLGKPCEVKIIPKEGHSFSPGGFSSAWQLTVDFFQRHL
- a CDS encoding thiolase family protein codes for the protein MVQEVVVVSAARTPFGRYLGSLKDVPVVELGKIAVEAAVERACISPEVIEEVYIGHCFAPEAETPSVVGRQIALKAGIPPEVMAVTVDTACCSSLLATRLAYQSIASGQAEVALAGGVESMSRMAYLVPPVIRWGTRIGHLVIEDFNYGLEYKGYNPVSVDAGEVALEYGVTREDQDRWALQSQKRYAAALAAGKFKDEIVPVKVPRKKGPPLQVERDEQPRPDTTLEKLAQLPTVYGSPTVTAGNAPGLNDGATALVLMSRRKADSLGIKPLGRIKAALGRSTNPRYIASIPGIVIQELLRRTGIDLGEIDLIEINEAFAAMPLVSSLVLAGGDKDKARALHEKINVNGGAIAIGHPVGASGARILMTLLYELGRRGGGKGVAAICGGLAQGEAMLVEV